The Sander lucioperca isolate FBNREF2018 chromosome 15, SLUC_FBN_1.2, whole genome shotgun sequence genome window below encodes:
- the nsmce4a gene encoding non-structural maintenance of chromosomes element 4 homolog A, with protein sequence MKRTRGGADEESPRQNGSAGRRKGSQQQGDGDDGGLAIGPPDLQDEDNDPGLRREIRSKYRDLINSVTQNREDMLSPSNNKLTEVLQEAVKLFKDVRQPREAALDAHLLVVATDLGNEKASQLFTEGTTFDPTAFSEHLLSFMGLNRLEDDEDEQQNGGAVDGYLPQDAWHRVARRAECCFRTAPSFHYMMGSFHAEPPPPKQRIERQRKAPSKEAKRIMPTQLKKMEDSHQEATEKEVERILGYLKSYYQDDPTSPISYYEFVIDPISFSRTVENIFHMSFLIRDGLARMYLDNDKLPCIAPVEEGEVDAGGSYSRKQCIVSISPKIWKELIEAFDIRDTMIQPPNTQNE encoded by the exons ATGAAGAGGACCAGAGGCGGTGCTGATGAGGAATCTCCCCGGCAGAATGGTTCTGCTGGCCGAAGGAAAGGATCCCAACAGCAAGGTGACGGGGACGACGGTGGCTTGGCCATCGGCCCACCTGACCTGCAAGACGAGGACAATGACCCGGGACTCAGGAGAGAAATACGGAGCAAGTACAGGGACCTCATCAATTCAGTGACGC AGAATAGGGAAGATATGCTGAGTCCCTCCAACAACAAGCTCACTGAAGTTTTACAAGAGGCAGTCAAACTTTTTAAAGATG TCCGACAGCCGAGAGAAGCAGCTCTGGATGCCCACCTCCTTGTTGTCGCCACAGACCTGGGAAATGAGAAAGCCAGCCAGCTGTTCACTGAAGGCACTACTTTCGATCCCACTGCTTTTTCTGAGCATCTT ctgtccttcatGGGTCTCAACCGACTAGAAGACGATGAGGATGAGCAGCAGAACGGCGGTGCAGTTGATGGCTACCTGCCCCAGGATGCTTGGCACCGAGTGGCCAGGAGAGCAGAGTGCTGTTTCAGGACGGCACCCTCGTTCCATTACAT GATGGGTTCATTCCATGCAGAGCCGCCTCCTCCAAAGCAAAGGATAGAACGGCAACGGAAGGCACCTAGCAAGGAAGCCAAAAGGATAATGCCTACTCAG CTGAAGAAAATGGAAGACTCTCATCAAGAAGCGACAGAGAAAGAGGTGGAAAGGATCCTGGGATACCTGAAGAGTTATTACCAAGACGATC CGACATCACCGATATCGTATTACGAGTTTGTCATCGACCCCATCTCATTTTCCCGGACAGTGGAGAACATTTTCCACATGTCTTTTCTCATCAGG gaTGGGTTGGCACGGATGTATTTGGATAATGACAAATTGCCTTGCATAG CGCCCGTagaggagggagaggtggaTGCTGGAGGATCGTACAGCCGTAAACAGTGCATTGTCTCTATCAGCCCAAAAATATGGAAG GAGCTCATAGAAGCCTTCGATATCAGAGACACAATGATTCAGCCTCCAAACACGCAGAATGAGTGA